A region of Siniperca chuatsi isolate FFG_IHB_CAS linkage group LG23, ASM2008510v1, whole genome shotgun sequence DNA encodes the following proteins:
- the kmt2e gene encoding LOW QUALITY PROTEIN: inactive histone-lysine N-methyltransferase 2E (The sequence of the model RefSeq protein was modified relative to this genomic sequence to represent the inferred CDS: inserted 2 bases in 2 codons), with translation MSIVIPVGVDTADTSYLDMAAGSDRPESVEASPVVVEKSSYPHQIYSSSSHHSHSYIGLPYADHNYGARPPPTPPASPPPSMLIRQGEGGLFVPGGQDEASRGTTLSTSEDGSYGADITRCICGFTHDDGYMICCDKCSAWQHIDCMGIDRQNIPETYLCERCQPRHLDRERAILLQTRKRECLSDGDTSATESGDEVPLELYSTFQHTPTTITLTTGRLGNKQADKKRKKSGDKEAPASSARAKKAFREGSRKSSRVKGAAPEQEPTEHLSLWENKIKTWMERYEEASSNQYSEDVQVLLRVKEQGDGKSLAYNTHPASFKPPVESQVQKNKKILKAVRDLAPDSLIIEYRGKFMLRQQFEANGYFFKRPYPFVLFYSKFDGLEMCVDARSFGNEARFIRRSCTPNSEVRHVIEDGMLHLYIYSLRPITKGTEITIGFDFDYGSCKYKVDCACVKGNQECPVLKHNLEPTENLGSGGRRRGSRKDKETVRDDQGQNQNMGLDGEGKGKSVGDGKQRKLSPLRLSISNNQDPELYEDLEDKTSVSNEVEMESEEQIAERRRKMANPAEQSHLPVGAASSWKGLKHKETREERKMEAILQAFARMEKREKRREQALERIGSVKSEVGGRSDIKEEPPATPEMADSPVVMQPLLEVKEEPGLKPAKVKGSRNRKSFSRNRTHIGQQRRRARTISSCSDLPPGSPIESVEPLTNEASEGETPTAPEPEAISSQAPDTSPPHSNSPAPDRNRTGSKNFKTKKHFVSEWVGEKQQDRGAVRTPEPAPERPLRISSDPEVLATQLNALPGMACSPQVYSTPKHYVRFSSPFLANRSPTTPGVPTGRRRSRELPETPPTTGSCKKRWLKQALEEEGSTSPARRPSLLMPSEGPLSPSINGDSDSPLPYNGTCSLPELPTPLKKRRLSPLDACMSESSTPYGSPCATPTRSDQLEASATPILLATPPRPRTEEPSTEPLPSTPTQTLNAPQESESSVESSPEVSRKPSVQEADRPPSLVSSPCVRAPSSDGLPTEVKMSVPESPQPSAAESVDCGEDRADGGVVESSSEVSTSAETCASSFPGWIKSPDRGPTGPAGLNFSPVNSNLRDLTPSHTLEPLAAPFRPEAAAGAAAGSTAGTGSLVGSQAPFSEGQLFFPCSEEGGSLGFSRSLNGDGSGEGGGSAQNPPQKKKVSLLEYRKRQREARRSGSKTECSSPVSTLPPLTVDVFPVALETTSEPPLPPAPTPLCNTNTITVKEPQTSEEAEMPGEKGEKEGGEGQWTSSTSVEQARERSYHRALLLSKDKDTDGETDGGDTPALRDCPSPSLQKTPTHTPCSPPSRPVKEEDGDSQPRTPNPAGQPPSKPAGPKPAPLTPTKLHPTPLPSSPVHYPGPSLLHSPKPQPQGSPYRSQRALFSAQPQNQPQPQAQTGPASFPQYNSQSAPPPPPPPPPAPPASTAYFPSQSPSPAGPFPGFKPAVAPPYPPGSQPLMQTLPHSVHYQSSAAPPPPPPPPPPHPMPSPTLLHVNLQPPPIQQHQLMLTTAPPPPPPPQGQISQQQQQQQPPTGSTLLSLTPPPPPPPPPPAPSTNXSDAAPPLSELRGFSAGAAAPRRCRQPFSAPIHVPPTPSADRTASTSPSSSTTDSTRPGPGRCLPDAFWDSWSSCVLDRLPQLGVPEHRVALTAYAVGLGSPXRTHLERGVYHKL, from the exons ATGAGCATAGTCATCCCAGTAGGGGTGGACACAGCAGACACCTCATACCTGGACATGGCTGCGGGCTCAGA CAGACCAGAATCGGTGGAGGCCAGCCCTGTGGTGGTGGAAAAGTCCAGCTACCCACACCAGATCTACAGCAGCAGTTCTCACCATTCCCACAGTTACATTGGCCTGCCTTACGCT GACCATAACTATGGGGCACGGCCCCCACCTACACCACCagcctcccctcccccctccatGTTGATCCGACAAGGAGAGGGGGGGTTGTTTGTTCCAGGGGGCCAGGACGAAGCATCCAGGGGCACCACGCTCAGCACCTCAGAGGATGGCAGCTACGGGGCTGATATCACCCGCTGCATCTGTGGCTTCACCCACGATGACGGCTACATGATCTGTTGTGACAAGTGCAG tgcCTGGCAGCATATAGACTGCATGGGCATCGATAGACAGAACATTCCTGAGACCTACCTGTGTGAACGCTGCCAACCACGACACCTGGATAGAGAGAGGGCCATCCTGCTGCAGACCAGGAAACGAGAATGTTTGTCTG ATGGGGACACCAGTGCCACAGAGAGTGGAGATGAGGTGCCGCTAGAGCTCTACTCCACTTTCCAACACACGCCTACCACCATCACCCTAACCACTGGGCGCCTTGGCAATAAGCAGGCTGATAAAAAACGCAAAAAGAGTGGTGATAAAGAGGCTCCAGCATCCTCCGCCCGAGCTAAGAAG GCTTTCCGAGAGGGGTCCAGAAAGTCCTCCAGAGTAAAG GGTGCAGCTCCAGAGCAGGAGCCAACAGAGCACCTGTCTCTGTGGGAGAACAAGATTAAGACGTGGATGGAGCGTTACGAGGAGGCCAGCAGCAATCAGTACAGTGAGGACGTCCAGGTCCTATTGCGTGTTAAGGAGCAAGGCGACGGCAAGAGCCTGGCGTACAACACGCACCCCGCCTCATTCAAACCTCCTGTGGAG aGTCAAGTTCAAAAGAACAAGAAGATCCTCAAGGCGGTGCGAGACTTGGCCCCAGACTCCCTCATCATTGAGTACAGGGGAAAGTTCATGCTTCGACAGCAGTTTGAGGCCAACGGATACTTCTTCAAGAG GCCATAcccatttgtgttattttattctaaGTTTGATGGACTGGAGATGTGTGTGGATGCTCGCAGCTTCGGCAACGAAGCACGCTTCATCCGTCGCTCCTGCACCCCTAATTCTGAA GTGCGGCACGTCATTGAGGATGGCATGCTGCATTTATACATCTACTCATTGAGACCTATCACTAAGGGCACAGAAATCACCATTGGTTTTGATTTTGACTATGGCAGCTG TAAATACAAGGTGGACTGTGCCTGTGTGAAGGGGAACCAGGAGTGCCCGGTGCTCAAGCACAACCTAGAGCCCACAGAGAACCTGGGCTCTGGAGGCCGGCGCAGAGGGAGTCGCAAGGACAAGGAGACGGTCCGGGACGACCAGGGCCAGAACCAGAACATGGGTTTAGACGGCGAGGGGAAGGGCAAGAGTGTAGGCGACGGCAAACAGAGGAAACTGTCTCCTCTCCGCCTCTCCATCTCAAACAACCAG GATCCTGAGTTATATGAGGATCTAGAAGACAAAACCTCCGTTAGCAATGAAGTAGAGATGGAGTCAGAGGAGCAGattgcagagaggaggaggaagatg GCCAACCCAGCGGAGCAGTCCCATCTCCCTGTCGGGGCGGCTTCCAGCTGGAAGGGACTGAAACACAAGGAG ACacgagaggagagaaagatggaggcaATCCTACAAGCCTTTGCCCGaatggagaagagagagaaacgcAGGGAGCAGGCCCTAGAAAGAATTGGTAGTGTCAAGTCAGAGGTCGGGGGCCGCAGTGACATCAAGGAGGAGCCTCCAGCCACACCAGAGATGGCAGATTCTCCAGTTGTCATGCAG CCACTTCTGGAGGTGAAAGAGGAGCCAGGATTAAAGCCGGCTAAGGTCAAAGGCTCAAGGAACAGGAAAAGTTTCTCAAGGAACCGCACGCACATTGGCCAACAGCGCCGGCGAGCTCGCACCATCAGCTCCTGCTCTGACTTGCCCCCTGGCTCTCCAATTGAGTCTGTGGAGCCTCTGACCAATGAAGCCTCTGAAGGAGAGACGCCCACTGCACCAGAGCCGGAGGCCATCTCTTCCCAAGCACCGGACACCAGCCCTCCACACAGCAACTCACCTGCACCTGACAGAAACCGCACTGGGAGCAAGAACTTCAAAACTAAAAAG CACTTTGTGAGTGAGTGGGTGGGAGAGAAGCAGCAGGACCGTGGTGCAGTACGAACCCCAGAGCCAGCCCCAGAGAGGCCGCTGAGAATAAGCAGTGACCCTGAAGTACTTGCCACACAGCTAAATGCCCTACCAGGCATGGCCTGCTCTCCACAGGTCTACAGCACGCCCAAACACTATGTCCGCTTCTCATCCCCATTCCTGGCAAACCGCAGCCCCACCACTCCTGGAGTCCCCACTGGGAGACGGCGTTCTAGAGAACTGCCAGAAACACCGCCAACCACTGGCTCCTGCAAGAAG CGATGGTTGAAGCAGGCTCTAGAGGAGGAGGGCTCCACCAGCCCAGCCAGACGACCAAGCCTCCTCATGCCCAGTGAAGGTCCTCTCAGCCCCTCCATTAATGGAGACTCTGACAGCCCTCTACCCTACAATGGCACCTGCTCACTACCAG AGTTGCCCACACCTTTGAAAAAGCGGCGGTTGAGTCCTTTAGATGCCTGTATGTCCGAGAGCTCGACACCCTATGGCTCCCCTTGTGCCACACCCACCAGATCAGACCAATTGGAGGCATCTGCAACACCCATCTTACTGGCTACCCCACCGCGTCCCCGAACAGAGGAGCCAAGTACAGAGCCCCTGCCCAGCACCCCAACACAGACACTTAATGCCCCTCAGGAG AGTGAATCTTCAGTGGAAAGCTCCCCAGAGGTCAGCCGGAAACCCAGTGTACAAGAG GCCGATCGTCCTCCTTCGTTggtctcctctccctgtgtcaGGGCTCCCAGTTCAGACGGACTCCCGACAGAAGTCAAGATGTCAGTTCCTGAGAGTCCACAGCCTTCAGCTGCTGAGTCTGTTGACTGTGGAGAGGACAGGGCTGATGGTGGGGTTGTAGAAAGCAGTAGTGAGGTTTCCACATCTGCAGAAACATGTGCTTCCTCTTTTCCTGGTTGGATAAAAAGCCCAGACAGAGGCCCGACTGGACCAGCTGGCCTGAACTTCTCTCCAGTCAACTCAAACTTAAGGGACCTCACCCCCTCACACACCCTGGAGCCTCTGGCAGCTCCCTTCAGGCCTGAAGCTGCAGCTGGGGCTGCAGCAGGGTCCACAGCCGGGACTGGGTCATTGGTTGGCTCTCAGGCCCCCTTCAGTGAAGGCCAGCTCTTTTTCCCCTGCTCTGAGGAGGGAGGTTCACTCGGCTTCTCACGCTCACTGAACGGGGATGGCTCTGGTGAGGGAGGAGGGTCAGCGCAGAACCCCCCACAGAAGAAAAAG GTTTCCCTGCTAGAATACAGGAAACGTCAGCGTGAAGCTCGTCGCAGCGGCTCTAAGACCGAGTGCAGCTCTCCTGTTTCTACCTTGCCTCCTTTGACCGTGGATGTCTTCCCCGTTGCGCTAGAGACCACCAGTGAACCTCCTCTACCCCCTGCTCCCACACCTCTCTGCAACACCAACACCATCACTGTAAAAGAGCCGCAGACAAGTGAGGAGGCAGAGATGCCTGGAGAGAAAggggagaaggaaggaggagagggacagTG GACGTCGTCCACTTCTGTAGAGCAGGCTCGAGAACGCAGTTACCACAGAGCTCTGCTGCTCagcaaagacaaagacacag ATGGTGAGACAGACGGTGGAGATACACCTGCACTGAGAGATTGCCCATCTCCAAGTCTTCAAAAGACCCCAACTCACACA CCCTGCTCTCCTCCCAGTCGGCCAGTGAAGGAGGAAGATGGTGACAGTCAACCTCGGACGCCAAATCCAGCCGGTCAGCCACCGAGCAAACCTGCAGGACCCAAGCCAGCTCCTCTGACCCCCACGAAGCTGCATCCCACCCCGTtaccctcctctcctgtccacTACCCTGgaccctccctcctccactctCCCAAGCCTCAGCCTCAGGGCTCTCCCTACCGCAGCCAGAGGGCGCTGTTCTCTGCTCAACCTCAAAACCAGCCCCAGCCCCAGGCTCAGACTGGTCCAGCTTCTTTCCCCCAGTATAATTCTCAGAgtgctcctccacctcctccccctcctccaccagcACCACCGGCCTCCACGGCATATTTTCCCAGCCAGAGCCCCTCACCTGCTGGACCTTTCCCTGGGTTTAAACCTGCCGTTGCACCCCCTTACCCCCCTGGTTCTCAGCCCCTGATGCAGACTCTTCCCCACAGCGTGCACTATCAGAGCTCAGCCGCTCCACCgccgccgcctcctcctccacccccacACCCGATGCCCAGCCCCACCCTGCTGCACGTCAATCTGCAGCCTCCTCCCATCCAGCAGCACCAGCTCATGCTGACCACCGCCCCTCCCCCGCCTCCTCCCCCGCAGGGCCAGAtctcccagcagcagcagcaacagcagcctcCCACTGGCAGCACCCTGCTGTCGCTCAcccctcctccgcctcctcctccacctcctcccgcCCCCTCGACCA GCTCAGATGCAGCCCCACCACTTTCAGAACTTAGGGGGTTTTCAGCCGGCGCTGCTGCACCCAGGCGCTGCCGCCAACCCTTCAGTGCCCCCATCCACGTACCCCCCACCCCTTCAGCagaccggactgcctccacctccccctcctcctccacaacAGACTCAACAAGGCCAGGCCCAGGCCGCTGCCTCCCAGATGCCTTCTGGGACTCGTGGAGCTCCTGCGTCCTCGACCGCCTTCCACAGCTCGGGGTACCTGAGCACAGGGTGGCACTGACGGCCTATGCTGTCGGCCTCGGCAGCC TGAGAACTCATCTGGAGAGGGGCGTGTACCATAAGCTGTAG